The genome window TTTTCTTCTTGTTCTCTTTGTAAACGAAGGATCTTTTCTGTCAGTGCTTTTTCTTTTTGTTCAAGTTGTTTTTTTCGTTTTTCTTCCGCTTGTTGTCTTTGTGCTTGTAATGCTTCTAATCTTTTTTGCTCCTCTTTGAGTTTTTTCTCTCTATCTTTACGTTCGTTTTCTATACGTTGTTTTTCTTTCTCTCTTGCCTGCCTTGCTTGTTCTGCTTGTTTACGTTTTTCTTGTTCTATACGTTTTTTCTCCTTAGCTAACTGCTTAAGTTTTTGTTCGGCTTCCGCTTTTTCTTTTTGTTGACGAACTCGCTTTTCTTGCTCTTTTCTTATTTTTTCCTTTTCCTGTCTTAATCGCTCCTGTGCTTGTTTCTTACGTTCAGCTTCGCGTTGTTGCTTTTCTTCTTCTGTTTCTTCCAATAACTTACGATCTTCTTTCTTGCTTAAAACACGATCTTTACTTTCAGTTTTTTCACGATATGCCGATTTATCAATAAATAGGTACGGTTGAGAGAGTAATTCGGCTAAAGCAGATAAATCTATCCCATTACTATTTTGCTGAATCGTGTCCGTATAAGATTCAAAATAAGCTTCAGGTACTAAGATAGAATGTTTGCCAACTCTAAATTCATCAGTCGGTTTTGCAGTATCACCAACCTCAGAATATGCGCCATTTTGGAATGAACTTGAACTACTTTCATTACTACCGATAATTTTATCGGCAAAAACTTTTGCCTTCTGATCAGGGTAGAAATGTACCTTTACAGCATTTTGTTTAAACTGTTCCCAGCGAGTCTTTAATTTTTTGAAATGCTCAGGATCACCACTATTGGTAAACGTAATGCTTCCATTGCTATCCCAACCTGCACCAAAAACAGCAGATAAACCTTTCTGTAAAGTCGGTGCCGGAATATTTTTTAAAGCATTTAGCACTTCCAATTTATCCGCATAATAAAGTGGTGTACGGATATATTCCGAGTCATTAAACACATAATCTACTAACGTACCTAAATCTTCAAATTCGTAAATAGCAGTTTGATCTAATGGGGTAGCTAAGAAACGTAACTTAGGCTGAAATCGAACTGTCACTTTATTTTTATTTGCAAATAATGCTTTATACAGATCGACCTGAATACTCTCCATATTGTTAGTAAAAACATTGGCATCATACTTCAAATCACCTTTTACATTGAGAATACCGTTATTAATAATAGAAGATTTGCTTTTATCCTTTGAAGTAAACTCTAATCCGCCTTCAGAGATAATTCTTCCCATATTTTTCACTTTGAGATCAGAAGATATGATTAACTCATTAAAAAATCCTTCAACAAATATTTCATCATAACGGAGATCATATGACGCATAATGTGTATCCGAAAGTTCAAAAATAGCACTACCGACTTTTCCCTCAATATCCGCCTTATTTTCTAACTTTAAGGTATTAACATAAATTTTGCCTTTTGAATAAATTTCCCCTAAATTCAGCACTCTATTTTTAGCATCTAAATATGTCGTCCCTTCAGAATGTAAAGTAGAATTAATGCTGTTTAATACTTCTCCTTGTTGAGAAACTAAACGTAAAATCGCTTTAGCCCCTAATAATCCATTATTAGTAATATCTTTTTTACTATTGATGCTTAATTCCTTGGCACTTGTTAACAATCCGTGATTGGAAAATTTTCCCTTCGCATTTACGGTCACTTTTGCTTGTTGCTGAATTTCGTCTTTCTCAGAAATTTCTGCATCATAAGCATTGATCGTTAAATGTTCTTGGGTTTCTGGTAAGGCGAATCCCTGGCTAACATAATTACTATTATTTGCAAAGGTTAGAATTGTATCTTTATTACTTTTTATTGTTCCGTGATTAATATAACCGTTTGATTCAACACCTTTTTTACCCTGTACGGTAATCTCCAATAAATTTTCCGCTAGAATCTCACCGCCTTGGTTATTGGTTAATTCCTTTGTTTTCAATTTATTGCTACGAGCAAGTAAACTGCCGTCATTAACAATTTTTTCCTTCGCCTCGACGGCTAAATTAGTCGCAATCAGCGTAGCATCCTTTTTGATTAAAGCTTTTTTAGTTTTAATACTTGTCTTTTTAGCGACAATGTTTGACGATTCGTGTAAAGTGACATTTTCAGTTAGATTTAGTGCGACAGTTTCATTTGCTCGCACCGTTCCTTTCTTTGTAATATCAAGGTTCTTACCTATCACAGCAACTTTATTACTATGTATTTCATTTACAGTAATATCGCCTGTTTGAGTAACAATTTTAATATCCTTTTCAGAAAGAATTGCTCCTTGATGATTTACCCCTGCACCTGTGTCTGTCGTAATTAATTGAATATTTTTACCATACATTGCACCAGCGACCTCACCTGAAATGGCAATTTCATCTTTTTTAGCTTTTTGGTTTTTTCCAGTCGCTTTATATGTTTTTAAATTATAATTAGCACTGCCTGCAACTAATGTGATGTTGGCCGGCGTTTTATGTACGGTATCTTTTTCGTCTAAACCTATTGAACCTTCTTGTTTAATGGTTTTGGCTACGACATCGAAATAGCTGAGTCCATTAGTTGCCACACCATCTTTTCCGATAATCACCGTTCCTTTATTTACAGATAAGTTACGTTTCCCTTTTGCTATCACATCACTGGTTGAAACAACAAAGCGATCAGAATTAAATGTTTTTACGCCATTTAAGGTGACACCGTTCGGGTTCACGATAATCAAGTCTGCTTTTTCACCGAAGACCTCTAAACCACCTTGGATTGTACTCATATCCTTACCGGTTACCTGATTTAAGATAGCTTTAGTCGCATCTTCTTTGAAATATCGGTTTTTGTCCAATTCACCTACAATCGTTGATTTATCTTTATGTAACGAGTTATTAAATACTGCACTGTTTGGTATATTCAGTTTTTCAAAACGGTTATCCGAAATACCATCCGAATCTGGTTTAGCAATATCAATAACCAGAATATTGCCTTGTCCATTCTTTGAGGCTCTCTCTTCAACGAAAACCTGACCCTTTGATGATTTATCAACGATAACATTGTCATTGGCTAATGACGGAGCAGAAACGGCTAATAATACAAACGAAATATTTTTCCAACGGAAAAGATTAAATGTTTGAATCGGGTTTAATGTAGTATGGACGCACTCAGCAAGAGCATTAAGTCGATATGTACTATTTTCCGACTGCTGTTTTGAAATTTTATTTGATGAAGAAGAACTGTTGCCTATCGCTGATTTAATATTCACCGACCGGCACGAGGCAAGCTCTCACTTTACTAAAAATGAGTTTATAACATTTTTTATTCATAATTTTCTCCTTAAATAAATATAAGTTTGATGATAAAAAACGGCTTTTAAGAAGCCTTATAATTAGAATTTAAAAAGTAATCGAACCGTTCACATAATACACAGGAGCCTTTCTATTAACTTGTGTATCCAATGATTTGAGTGGTTTTGCATAAGTTAACGATAATGAAATTTTCTGAATTTGTGCTTTTATACCTCCTGCAACACCAGCTAACGTATTATTGGTTTTAGGTAATTTTTGATAAGCACGCCCAATGTCAAAGCCGATAAAAGGCGAGATTTGCGATACATAGCTTTTTTGCGGATAAAACGGCATAGTGATGGTTTGTGATAAATATGCACCTTTATCTCCCGATAGCACACTTCCTTTAAATCCACGTACGGTATATTCATCCCCGAGAGAAAATTGATTATCTGAATACAAGCTGTCAAGGCTATATTGCATACCGATTCGCATTTGATAATTGGCATTTCTATTTAATATTGCAAACGGCTTATGCCAGTTAACCGAGCTGGAAATCAGTCTCAATGTTTTTTCACTTTTATGGTTATAAGCTAATTTATTTGCACTAAACCAATTTAAACCGTTTGAGAAGGAAATATCGCTATATAATTTGCCGTTCCAAAGCTGGCTGATATAAGATAAACCAACGGTTAATTTGTTATGATGTAAATTATTCACTTTGCGATTAGCGACATTATTTTCTTTTTTCTTAAACTCTAATTCGCTATATAAAGAAAAAATCACATCTTTATTACGAGTTAATATTTTCGACAGCTTAATATTTGCCGTTTTGGTTTTACCAGAAGAGGGATATGCATAAATACCTTTGATTTCTTTCTCATAATCCGACTGTGAAATCCTTGTTTCTAAAGTGTAATAAGCAAAAGGTTGAACATAACCTAACGAAAAATTATGCTGATTATTTTTATTATGCTGTTTATATAAGCGATAACCTGTATTGAATGACCAAGTATCATTAGTTCCTAATAAATCGCTCCAGACTAAATTCGCTGTCACTTGGTTACGTCCATTCGCATTATTTTCCGTACCAGAGTTATTAAAGCCCAATGTGAATGTCGGTAATAGCGTTCGTTCCGTCAGTATATTCAGATCCGATTTACCATATCCTTCACTAGCAACCACTTTAATATTTGCCGATTTATTATTAGTACTCAAAATATCGATAAATTGGTCAATATCATAAATATTTAATAATTTATCTTTTACCGTTGGCAATACGCTAATCATTGCCCTATCTTTAAACTTTGAGGGACTTTCGCCGTTAACTTTAATTTCATTCACATACCCCCAATGCACAATAAAAGCTAAATTACCGTCACGAATTTCACCGTTTTTAAGACCGATAGCACTTGTTGAGTAACCTTTTCCATATAGCACAGAGGTAAGTTCTTTCACTAAATTCAACACGATTTCAGATGTTAATGCTTTACCTTGATAGCGTTTAAAAATAGGAGTGAAATCTAAATCAACCTTTTCCTTGCCTATATCTACATAAATGGATTTTATGATTTGATCGGATGTGCTAGGGGATTGCGGTTCAGAGAAAGGCATCTCCTTTTGAGTGTCATCTAGAAATTTCTCCGCTTTTTGTAAATTCTGTTGTGCCTCATTAATGGCTTTCTCATGTTTTAAACGTTGTATTTCTTGGTTGAGCGGATCATTTAATTTGGCATAAGATAATGATGAACTTAGGCATAACACCCATAAAAATGTCTTGTCGTATTTATTAAACATAGCTTCTCCATTGCTATAAAAGTTAAGACGAACAGACACAAAGACTATCACCAAATACAAATCTTACAAAAAATTACATTGTTTTATAAATAAAATTAAATGGGGAGTGAATGATTGAGAGGCAATCCAACATTGATTGTTCAGACATAAAAAAGCGATATAAGCAAATGACTCATATCGCACATTAAGAAATTATACAATTAAAGTTTTATTTGGTTCTTTAGCAATTTCCCTTGCTAATTTCGGCACTAAATAGCCGGATGTGATCTGTTGCAATTCTTGATAAATTTTGACCGCTTGTCTATCTTCAATAAAGAAATGACTTGCTCCTTCTACTCTATCGAGCAAATGTAAATAATACGGCAATACACCACTATCAAATAATTTATCACTTAATGCTTTCAGTATTTGTGCATTATCATTAACCCCTTTGAGTAAAACGGATTGATTGAGTAACACAACATTTGCTTGGCGTAATTGGTTAAGTTTATCAGCTAAGACTTCATCTACTTCATTAGGATGATTGATATGTGTGACCATCACGACTTTTAAACGAGATTTTGATAATCGGTCACATAATTGTTGTGTGACACGGCTTGGAATCACCACCGGTAAACGGGTATGAATCCGTAAGGTTTTAAGATGCGGAATTTGTTCCAAAGCGGAAATCAACCAATCTAATTCGTTATCTTTTGCCATTAACGGATCACCGCCGGAGAAAATCACTTCTTCTAATTCCGTATGTGCCGCAATATAGTCCAATCCTTGTCGCCAAACCGCTTTACCGCTTTTTACTTCATCATAAGGAAAATGACGGCGGAAGCAGTAACGGCAATTAATTGCACAGCTATTTTTAATCATAAATAGCAGACGGTTATGATACTTATGCAAAATATTTGGTGCAGGGCTGTGCTGTTCCTCTAACGGATCTTTCACAAAGCCTTCCATCTGTAAAAACTCCTCAGTTGCCGACATTGCCTGCAAAAAAAGCGGGTCATTTTTATTACCTTTTTGCATTTTTTCGGCAAATGGGCGAGGCACACGTAATGCAAATAATTTACGTGCTGTTATTGCCGTTTCAAATTCCTGCGGATTCAGCTCAAGATATTCTAATAAAGCAATAGGATCATTAAAGGCCTGAGCCAGTTCGATAAGCCATTGGGGTTTGGAAGATTCAATTTGGACTGATTGCATAATTCTTAGAGGCTTACTGCTCTCGATCTGAAATTTTATAAAAAACAAAAAGGGCGTACGCAGTACGCCCCTACAATTATTTAATTTTAAGGTGCTAAATTACACGCTAGTGGTGAACCGTTTGGATTAACCATCACGATAGGTGAAGATTGACCACCTTGTGCCGCTAAATATTGCACGCCCGCAATACAATAACGGCGATAACCGTCTGTTTTTTCCACTAAGAACGGATCAACTTGCCCACCAATGCTCTTAAATGTTGCTACCGTAGCTAGTGCGGTATTTGCAACATTTTGTGTATTTTGAACCGCTTGTGGTTGAGCTGTTGCCGCTGGTTGCGATTGAGTTTGTGCTTGTGCTTCGGTCGGTGCAAGCATTTCACTTAACACATAACCTGCCGCCGCACCGGTTGCGAAACTCGCTAAACGGTTTCCGCCATTCGCTTGTGGCTGTTGATTTGGAATCGCACGATTTTGTGTATTATCAAATGTTGCGTCTTTTTGCGTATTTGATTGGATAGATTGCGTTTTTTGTGCCGCAATCGGTTTACCCGTTACCGAACGAGATGAACCGCCACGCTTTGCTTCCGCAACGGTTGCGATAGATAAGGCGATGATTGCAGAAAGAGTAATAACTTTTTTCATTGAGTTTCCCTTAATTAAATAAGATTTTTGAAGTATAGCGTAAAAACTTTTAGAGATCTTTCGCTAATTGCTGTATTATATGGGTCTTTTTGACAAATCCAATAGCGGATTTCTAAATTTTGTTAATTTCTTGTTAATTATTGAGGAAACAATGGCTAGCTACAGCACTAATGACTTCAAACCGGGTTTAAAATTCATCCAAGATGGTGAACCTTGTGTAATCGTTGAGAACGAATTTGTTAAACCGGGTAAAGGCCAAGCATTTACCCGTACTAAAATCCGTAAATTAATCTCTGGTAAAGTATTAGAGATCAACTTCAAATCAGGTACTTCTGTTGAAGCGACGGACGTTGTAGATTACAACTACACTTACTCATACAAAGATGAAGATTTCTGGTACTTTATGCACCCGGAAACATTCGAACAAATCTCTGTAGATGAAAAAGCACTAGGCGACAACGACAAATGGTTAGTTGACCAAGCTGAATGTATCATCACATTATGGAACGGCTCTGCAATTTCTGTAACTCCACCAAACTTCGTTGAATTAGAAGTAGTTGAAACCGATCCGGGCTTAAAAGGTGATACAGCAGGTACCGGCGGTAAACCGGCAACATTAAGCACAGGTGCAGTTGTTCGTGTACCATTATTCGTACAAATCGGCGAAGTAATCCGTGTTGATACTCGTTCTGGCGAATACGTTTCACGTGTGAAATAATCTGATTTTATAAGAATTTAAGCGGTCGAATTTCTTGCAAATATTGCAAACAATTCGACCGCTTTTTATCTTGTAAATATTAGAAAAATAACTAAATGTTCACTTCATTTTTCCAAGAAAATATCAATCTATCTCCTATATAAAAATTTCTCTCTGCGTATAAAAATCCATAACTTTTTTCGTTATCTTTTAACCTATTAGCTAAAATTCCTAAACGCTTGCGAAGTTTTCTAACGTTTTCTGGCGAAATCGCATAAAAGTAACGTTCATTTTCTTCTTTCATTACAAAGTTAATACTTCTAACTCGACCAACATCAGGAAATGTAGATTGCTCTAAGTGCTGTAACACTAAGTCAATCTCTGTTGGATTAGTTATTGCTCTGCTCTCTGCTTTTTTTATTTCTTCTTCATCACGAATAGCTTTGGGCGATTTTCCATATTGATTATCTCCTACTGACCCTTTAGCAAAAACAAAATACAACCAAGCAAAAGGAATAATAACTGTCCAAGCCCAATAGGGATTTTTATCCATATCTTTTAAGCGACCTGCTGTAAGGTATATTCTGATTCCTAAATGAATAATAAGAATTACATATAAAGATTCAATTCGATTCTGATACTCTTCCCAATTATCATAATATGAATACTTAGCACTATAGATTATAAAGCCACTAAATAAAATAAAACTACAATATGCCAATACTGAATATCCTAAATAATTTAGCCTTGATCTACGCATTACCTCCTCCTACTAACTTACCCTCTGGAGTCAACCACATTCCATCGGACAAGTACACGTTATCTAAACCATTACCACCGATAGCATCATAAATCTCTAACATATCTTCTTCTGCAAAATATTCTTTCATTTTATGTATGGTTAGATCTTTATATCTAAACCAATCTTCAAGTGCATAACCTGCATCTACCACTTCTTGCAACGTACTAAACCCCATCTTTTCACATAATGACTCCAAGTTATGAATCCAAATTTTGTCATCTTTTATAAAGTACGAATTGTTATAAGCAAATTCATCAAATTTCTCCTCATAACCTGCCAATATTGCTTTTTCGCAACTTTCCTCATAATTCCACTTTCCTGCCATAGTAAATTCTCCGAAATGTTTTTAGCAATACTTATTGTTCTTTATCTGTCAAGATAAAGAACATAGAGTGTACACTCTAAAAATTGTCCATTTTTTATACTTCAAATAACTGATACAACTATTGGCTTTTATTAGAAATTTGTAAAATTCTGATAAAATCTAACCGCTTGAGATAAGCTATTAAACCGTGTAAAATTTGGAGTTATTTTTATAAAACAGAGAACAATTATGACAGAAGAAATTTTAGAAAATGCGCCGGAAACCCGTGCGAATTTTATTACCCATATTATTGATGAAGATTTAAAAAGCGGTAAACACAATAATGTTTACACTCGTTTCCCACCTGAGCCGAACGGCTATTTACATATCGGTCACGCAAAATCTATCTGCTTAAACTTCGGTATTGCCCAAGAATATAAAGGCTTATGTAACCTTCGTTTTGATGATACGAATCCGGTAAAAGAAGACGTTGAATACGTTGATTCAATCAAACAAGACGTAGAATGGTTAGGCTTTAAATGGGAAGGCGAACCTCGCTATGCGTCTGACTATTTTGATCAACTTTACGGCTATGCGATTGAGTTAATCAATAAAGGTTTGGCTTATGTTGATGAACTTTCGCCGGATGAAATGCGTGAATATCGTGGTACGTTAACTGAGCCGGGCAAAAACAGCCCGTACCGTGACCGTAGCGTGGAAGAAAACTTAGCGTTATTTGAAAAAATGAAAAACGGTGAGTTTGAAGAAGGTAAAGCGTGTTTACGTGCCAAAATTGATATGGCATCACCGTTTATCGTAATGCGTGACCCGGTCATCTATCGTGTCAAATTTGCTCACCATCACCAAACCGGTAATAAATGGTGTATCTATCCGATGTACGATTTTACACACTGTATTTCGGATGCGATTGAACGCATTACTCACTCGTTATGTACGCTTGAATTCCAAGATAACCGCCGTTTATACGATTGGGTACTTGAAAATATTTCTATTGAGCGTCCATTACCGCACCAATATGAATTTTCTCGTTTAAATTTAGAAGGCACACTCACTTCTAAACGTAAATTATTGAAATTAGTCACAGATGGCACGGTGGACGGTTGGAATGACCCACGTATGCCGACAATTTCAGGTTTACGTCGTCGTGGTTATACACCGGCATCATTACGTGAATTTTGTCGCCGTATCGGTGTGACAAAACAAGATAACGTGGTGGAATACTCTGCACTTGAAGCTTGTATTCGTGAAGATTTAAACGAAAACGCACCACGTGCAATGGCAGTAATCAATCCTATTCGTGTTGTGATTGAAAACTTTGGTGATAAAGAAATCTTAAAAGCACCGAATCACCCGAACCGTCCGGAATTAGGCGAGCGTGATTTACCGTTTACGCGTGAACTTTATATCGATGAAGCAGACTTCCGTGAAGAAGCAAATAAACAATACAAACGTTTAGTATTGGGTAAAGAAGTGCGCTTACGTAATGCTTATGTAATTAAAGCTGAGCGTGTAGAAAAAGACGAAAACGGTAAAATCACTACCATTTTCTGTACTTACGATCCGGAAACTTTAGGTAAAAATCCTGCTGACGGTCGCAAAGTGAAAGGGGTAATTCACTGGGTATCCGCGGAAGATAACAAACCGGCTGAATTCCGTATTTACAACCGTTTATTCACGGTAGCAAACCCAGGTGCTGAAGACGATATTAATGCGGTATTAAACCCAGAATCATTGGTAATCAAACACGGTTTCGTAGAACAAAGCCTAGTTAATGCAAAAGCGGAACAAGGCTACCAATTCGAACGTGAAGGCTATTACTGTTTAGACAGTAAAGACGGTTCGGCTGAAAACTTAGTATTTAACTTAACTGTAAGTTTAAAAGAAGGTTTTACCGCTTAATTTTTTGATGATAGCGGTCAGAAATGACCGCTTTTTTACACTATTCGAGGCAATATGAAAAAAGTGATTTTGTTAGTGGCAAGTATTTTAGTGATCAGTGCTTGTTCGCAATCTAAAAATGTGTATTTTAACGGTGCGGAAGGTTCAAACTCTGGTATCAAGTACGAATCAACCACTAAAGAGTTTTCATTAAACTAGATTTAAATAAAAACGGTCATTACGACCGTTTTTTTATGCTTTTTTACTATGTAAATGATTGCCGTCTTGTCGAGCTAAACGAGCGATATTAAGTGCTAATATTAGCCCGAAAATTGCAGAGGTGAGAAATGTGTAACTAAATGCTTGTGTTAGTAATACATCCGTTTCGCCGATATTTGCACGATACATACCGAGAATTACCGCAGAAACGGCTATGCCTATGCCGATGCCAACCTGTTGGACGACACTCATCATTGTTGAACCCGCACTAGCGTATTGATCGCTTAAATCACACACCGTCAATGTATTTACTGCAGTAAACATAAATGACATACAAGTCCCAAACCATATGACCAATAAAATAAAGAGCCATAAAGGCGATTGAGCATTAAGTACGGACATACTAATAATCGCTAATGTCATTAATAACGCATTAACAAGTAAGGTATTCCGGTAGCCTAGTTTTTCTAATACTCTGCTAATAAACGATTTTGCTAAAACGGAGCTTAAAGCTAAAGGTGCCATTAACCAACCAACAATGTCCGCACTGTAGCCAAAAGCCACTTGTAACATTAACGGTAATAGAAAAGGTATGCCTGAGCCACTTAAACGAATTAACATATTCGATGCAATACCGATACGGAACGTACGGATTTTAAACATCGCTAAAGGTAAGAGAGGTTCTTCTGCTCGGTAAGCATACCAACAATATCCGCAAATCAGTATAAAACCCACAGCTAAAATCGGTGTGGCTTTGGCTAAATTACCAATATCTTCAGCGATAAATTCTAAGCCTAAAGTAAGCCCGACTAATCCTGTCGCAAATAAGAAAAAGCCTCTCCAATCCAATTTACGTGGCGGTTGTGTGAGATTCGGCATAAATCGACCAGCAATCATTATACCGATTAAGCCAATCGGAATATTAATCAGAAATATCCAATGCCATGAAGTATAAGTTACTAACCAACCACCCAAAATCGGACCAAGTATCGGTCCAGTCAACCCAGCCATTGCCATTAAGTTCCACGTGGCAACCAGTTGTGTTTTCGGTACGCTACGAATAATAGTAAGCCGAGCAACCGGCATCATTAACGCACCGCCAACACCTTGTATGATACGAGCTAAAACTAAGCTATTTAACGACCAAGATATAGCACAAGCAATAGATCCCAAGACAAATAACAAAATCGCACCGCGAAAAACTCGCAATGTACCGAATTTATCCGCTAACCAACCACTTAACGGAATTAAAGCGACAACAGTCAACGCATAACTGATAATTGCCATTTGCATATCTAACGGGGATTCTTTTAGGCTATTGGAAATAGCCGGTAAGGCAGTATTCAGAATGGTCGCATCTAATGCCTGCATAAATAAAGCTAATGCGGCAATCCATGCTAATCCTTTATGTGAAACATCTCCCATATAAGCCTCATAGATCAGCGGTTAAATTCTGAGATCACTTTACAAGTTTTTCCCAGTATTTAACCGCTTATTTTTCAATTAATATTTTCTTTGCCATTCCTCTTTATAAAACATTACCGGTTTCTCTACTTTTTGTAAGAGCTGTTGATAATAATCATAGGCTACAACATTTTGTACATAACCTCGCGTTTCATAAAACGGAATAGAGGCAACAAATTCATCTAAAGCAAGTTTACCGTTTGCTCTGACAAGCCAACGATCTACCCTGCTTGCCCCAGCATTATAAGCCGCAATTAAAAAACGGTTATTCGGATATTTCGCATTAAGCTCCGCCAAATGTGTTGTACCCAGCATAATATTATTAAACGGTTGTAATAAATCTTGCTCGTTACGATAAGGCAGTTGATTATCCTGTGCCGTTTTTTGTGCAGTAGTCGGTAACATTTGCATCAATCCGAGTGCGTTTGCGTGCGATCTGGCTTGGAAATCCCAGGCACTTTCTTGACGAGCAATAGCCATCGCAAAGGTTTTACTTATCGGTTTTCCTTGCAGATTTAGATCAAACCAATCGGAATAAGCATTCGGTAAACGCAATGATAAATAATCAAACGCTTTTGCCTGAATTGTACCTTCTACTGATAGGTCATACCAATTTTGTTGTTTAGCATAAGCGGTAACTGCTAATTTTTCATCAGTAGAAAGCCCATCTAATAACTCAATCCAAGCCGTTTTCGCTTGTGCAAAACGTTGTAAATCCCGAAATTCCTTAATGCGATCAAATTGGGGCTGTAAACGATCCGTAACATCTGATTCTAAGATCAATCCTTGTGTCGGCACATATTGCGCCCGAGTAACTGAGCCGCTAACATCGGATAAAACCCACGTTCTTTCGCAAGCACTAATAGCAATGCGTCACGCTTCTTAGTCTCTTTCTCTGCTTTCGCCATCCAATAACGCCATTCCGGTTTATGCTTAGCATCATTCGATAATAAGCCTAGCCATTCATCTAAGGGAGTCTGTTGCAGAATGGCTAAACGGATACGACGTTCGGTGAGATTATCTGTTTGTAATTGCTGAATCTGTTGATCTCGCCACGTATGAAAATCTGTATTTTCATTATCAAAAAGCCGATTTAAGAAAGTGACTTTCCACGTTTTTTGTTCATCCGCAGACAAGCCTAATTTATCCGCCCACATCTGATAAGGGGTAAAATCCGGATTCTCGATATTCTCAGCAATGGTTTTCATAAATTGCGGAAATGCTTGATTGGCAATCGCTCTGCTTTGCTCATCTCCAGTCGCTTGTTCAATAAATGCCGGTAACGTTTGTGGCTGTTTCGCTAACTGTTCTACCGCGACTAACCAATTCTTAAATTCAATTGGTTGATTTTCAGCGATTGCTAATAAGTTACTTAATTCGGATTTTGCATTTTTCTCAAATAAATGGAC of Actinobacillus arthritidis contains these proteins:
- a CDS encoding DHA2 family efflux MFS transporter permease subunit, translated to MGDVSHKGLAWIAALALFMQALDATILNTALPAISNSLKESPLDMQMAIISYALTVVALIPLSGWLADKFGTLRVFRGAILLFVLGSIACAISWSLNSLVLARIIQGVGGALMMPVARLTIIRSVPKTQLVATWNLMAMAGLTGPILGPILGGWLVTYTSWHWIFLINIPIGLIGIMIAGRFMPNLTQPPRKLDWRGFFLFATGLVGLTLGLEFIAEDIGNLAKATPILAVGFILICGYCWYAYRAEEPLLPLAMFKIRTFRIGIASNMLIRLSGSGIPFLLPLMLQVAFGYSADIVGWLMAPLALSSVLAKSFISRVLEKLGYRNTLLVNALLMTLAIISMSVLNAQSPLWLFILLVIWFGTCMSFMFTAVNTLTVCDLSDQYASAGSTMMSVVQQVGIGIGIAVSAVILGMYRANIGETDVLLTQAFSYTFLTSAIFGLILALNIARLARQDGNHLHSKKA